The Paenibacillus sp. BIC5C1 DNA segment GGTGACGATCAACGTTACCGTTGATGGTGTACATGCAGAACCTTCTCTGATGGAGGAAGACACGAGCGAGGGAGTTTATAACGAGGAACTCAAGTTCGGCGGTGTTGTTTACTACAGTGTGGAGAATGGCAAGTTGGTTGTGTCGGCATCCGGTGCATATGGTATGGGTTTATATGACGGTGATCTAAACTTTGCCTATTACTATAAAGATGGCGAGTGGCAGGCTGTGGACTTGGAATACAGCACGGAAGAGTATGAGGATGAGTACTATGAATCTTTTGATTGAACGGAAGTAAGCAGAAAAGAGCGGCATTGATGAGAACAATGATAAAAAAATATGTCCCCACGGTCTGAAATGACAGAGGGAAACGGGTGAGGCTGAAAAAAATGATGAACCTTTAGCCTCGCTTTGTGCTATCCAAAATCGAATTTTATTTCAGAAATTTTCCATGAAATGGTTGACACAAACACTTTAGTCGTTTAAATGTATAAAGGATGGAACTCATCTATTTCATACTTTCACTTTCAGGAGGGATCATTAATGAAGAAGAAGGTCGTATTGGGTTTAATGGTGGGTACACTAACACTCGGCATCGGCACTGGAGCACTTGCAGCAACGGGTCTGGAACCGATCAAAGCGTATTTGAACAGCAAGATATCTCTGAAATTAAATGGGACAACGGTAACAGCCAAAGATGCTAATGGCAAAACGGTATTGCCGATTACTTACAACGGAACGACCTATTTGCCAGTGCGTGCAGTCGGCACGCTGCTCGGTACGGAAATTACGTATGACAGCGCAACATCATCCGTTAACATTGGCAGCAGTAATGAATCTGCACCACCATCCGAAACTGGCAAGCTGACATTAAGCTCGCTTGGAACTGCAGCCTTGGGCACCTCCGACTGGCATACCAAGGATCCGGCCGAAACGGCGTACAAAGGCAAAGATTACAAAGATGTATACCTGCATACCGACACAGCCAAGCAAGGCAAGAGCTTCCAAGTCATGACCCAGAAAAAGTATGCCAAGCTGCATCTCGATCTGGCTGTTCTTGGCGGTTCACAGAAGCTTGAGATTATGGACGAGAACAATACAACGCTCAAGACAGTATCGCTTGCCCCTGAAGACGGTTTGATTGGGGTAGACGTGGATGTTGCAGACACAGATTTCATCTTTGTTGAAATCGTTGATGAGGCCCCGGGCTCCTCTCTGTTTGTTCCATTGACGACCTCATATTTAACCAAAAAATAAACGAGATAATAAAAACGATTATCGCTTATGCATTGCCGGACGGTTATTCCGGACTGGCATAGCGATAATCGTTTTTTCGTTCTTTTGGGACGTATGATCTGGTTAGCGAATTACGGTATCGAGCGGTTTGAGATTTGCTTCGATCTCTGCACGGCGACCTTCAAGGAATGGAGGCAATGCCAGGGACTCTCCAAGATAAGCCAGTTCTTCATCCGTGTCGAACCCGGGACCATCGGTTGCCAGCTCGAACAGAATGCCATTAGCTTCACGGAAGTACAGGGAGCGGAAGTAGAAACGGTCTACGAAACCGGAATTCGGGAATCGGAAATTATGAACCCGTTCCACCCATTGTTTCAGTTCTTCTTCATTATCGACCCGGAAGGCAACATGGTGCACACTGCCTCGACCAGGGCGTTCTTGGGTAAGGTCATTTCGTTCTTCGACATGCACCTCGGAGCCGCTACCACCTTCACCGGATTCGAAGACGAGTACATCGGGTTGGCCTGCGACAAAAGCAGGATAGGTTCCTTTTTGACGGAAGCCGAGCAGTTCGGTAAGAACTGGAGTGGTAAGAGAGGCATCTTTAACGGTAAGATGCACTGGGCCTAAGCCGACAATGCCATACTCGACAGGCACAGGGCTTTGATCCCAAGGTTTGCCCCCGGCAACACCTGTATTGTGTTCATCAGAAACAAGGATCAGACGTTGTCCCTCAAAGTCTGTAAACGAGAGAGTGGCCCGCCCCCCACGTTCGGTGATTTCTCCATGAGGAACATCGAATTCTTCAAAACGCTGTTGCCAGTACGCAAGGGCTGCATCGCTAGGAACACGAAGTGACGTTGCTGAGATGCTGTTCACGCCTTCACGTGTCTGTCCGGCCATTGGAATTTCAAAGAAGGTAAGTTCAGTACCGGGATTCCCTTTTTCATCTCCATAGAAGAGGTGGTAGACTGAAACATCATCCTGGTTGACTGTTTTTTTGATCAATCGCAATCCCATGACGTTGGTGTAGAACCGATAATTCTCAGTGGCGTGAGCAGTCAGTGCAGATACATGGTGAAGTCCTTTGATTTGCATTATAAATTCCTCCTGGTTATATATGTTCAACTAATGAGTGTTTACACAGGCACTCCGATGACAGAACAATCGGAAAGCTTCTTCAGTTTATTTCTGTCCTCTCCGTTATCGTGTAAATGTATAGAAGAACATAGATATATTTTATAATATTCCGTTAAGAAAGTTACTAACTTTTAGTTTGTTTTGTTGTTGAATTTATCTTAACATAAAGATATTTAAAATACAATCCTAATTTAGAATTCCATCTGGACAGTCTGCTCATTCAATGCCAAAATGAAAAAGTTAACATTAAAGAGATATATTGTGTTCCTGTAATGAGAAGGAGAGAAGAGGCACATGGCTTATCCTCAGTGGTTAGACCCTTATGATGCAGAACCGTTTATGCTGTTTTCCACTTCGCACCTATGGGCGATTAGCCTTATTGCTGCATTAATTATATTGATGTTCCTGTTTCGGAATCGGCTGCGCTCATTATCATCCAACATACGCCGTACTATTCGAATTACGATGGCCTGTGTCATGTTCGGCTGTGAGATTGTACTTCAGCTCTGGTATGTATATGGGGATGTATGGAGTCTACAGACTTCATTGCCGCTGGAACTATGCAGTCTGTCACTATTGTTATCTGCGCTGCTATTATTGACACGCAGCCGACTGCTGCATTCTGCATTGCTGTTCGCAGGAATAGCAGGAGCCTTGATGGCGATCGTAACCCCTAATCTCGGTTATGATTATGCACATTTTCGTTTCATTCAATTTTTTACTGCTCACGCCTGTATTATTCTGGCTTTGCTCTATATGACTTGGGTGGAACAGCTTCGTCCAAGTTGGAGATCAGTGCTGGGATCGATGATATTCGTGAACGTGGCTGCGTTGGTCGTATACGGTGTGGATGTCCTGCTTGAAGCCAATTATATGTTTCTAAGACACAAACCGAATACGCCTTCAGTACTCGACATGTTGGGGCCCTACCCCATGTACATTCTTGGGGAAGAGGTACTGGCGTTAGTCATGTTCTCCCTAATGTACGTCCTGCTCTTTGCGATTCCGGAGCGACTGAATAATCGGGTGAGGAGAGGAAAGAGTTCAGCGCTCTAGTTAAAAATCATTTGTCCTGATGGTAGGCAGCGGGGGCTGTTCTTCGTTCTTCTCTAAAGATATATTTCAAACTAAACATCCCGCAGTGATCTTGATATCCAGATCGTTTGCGGGATGTTTGGTTGTTAACTTCACAGAGATATGTTTCTAATTTTTATCCCCGAAGCAAAGATTCCGCTCCATCCACGTAGATCCGGGTGCCGGTCACATGGGAAGATTCATCAGAGGCGAGGAAGAGCACCAGATTGGCGACTTGCTTCGACGTTCCAGGTTCACCTTTGAGTGGATGTTCATGACCTTCCGGAAATTCAACAGGGATCTGTACTTCTTTTAGATCGTCCGAAGGATAGGTGTTATCATCGATGTTCGTATCTATGGCTCCCGGGCAGACGGCGTTGACACGGATCTTGTAACGGCCCAGTTCCAATGCAGCCATCTTCGTAAAAGCCGTCTGACCAGCTTTACTGGAAGCGTATGCAGAGAACCCAATGCCAGAGAATACGCGGTTACCGTTAATCGAACTTGTAATAATGATGCTGCCGCCGCGGTCTTTCAAATGGGGGATGGCGTACTTCACAGTTGCGAACGTGCCGCGCATATTGATGCCCATCGTCTGATCCCAGTCTTCAGGTTCCATCGTTTCGATGGGAGCCATCGTGCCATTAATTCCCGCATTGGCAAACACAATATCGAGCTGTCCGGCTTGCTCCGCTACCTGATTGATTGCTTTTTGTACGTTGTCCGGTTTGGATATATCACATTCAATGACGTGTGCTTCTCCGCCTGCGTTTTCGATCGTCTGTTTGGTTTTCTCTGCATTCTCCGGGGTCCGGTCCAGCATGAACACTTTGGCCCCATGCTCAGCGAAACGAATGGCTGTTGCCTGACCAATTCCCGAGCCACCTCCGGTTACAATCGCAACTTTTCCTTGCAAACGTTGTTCAGTCATCCTTATCCCTCCGTATCGTATGGATTGTCGGTATACTCTCTATCTCTACATACCCGACTCCCGCATGGTGAATCAGTTGAATCCATATAAAAAAGGACCGCATCGCGGCCCTCAGTTTGCATCCTTTATGATTATAATGATCTGATTGCTTGTAAAATTACTTATGTTTCTTCCAGTCCATCGAACTATTGTTCAACAGGTACTCAAAATCATTATCTTTCCGCTTCTGTTCCGCTTTACGAGCTTCTTCGGCCTGCAGGCGTTCCTGCTCTTTGCGGTCTGCCTCGGCAGCCTTGGCTTCATCAGCCTGAGCCTTCAGTTTCTCTAACACATCACTGCTCAGCAGATCCTTAAGTGTGGTCGGTTTATCCTGTGCTGCTTTGGGAGCAGGGGGGTGTTTTTTGGATTTTGCCATAGAAAAATCTCCTCTCAAAAACATGAATCAGCTTCCATTATCGTTCAGTAAACATATTATATCAGGTTCACCAAACCCATTCCATGAAACTGAGGGACAAAAGCAGGAAATAGGGAGTTGCGTGACGAATGAAAACGGGTATAAATTCATATATTATTACCGATACTGCGACTATTCCCGGGAGAAAGGAGTCGTTGTTCGTGGAAGTAAACCGTAGTTTACTGAAAGGGCTTGCATGGGGTGTTGCTTTCAGCTGTCCGCTATGGATTGCGATCATCGGGTGGTTGCGTTTGATGGGATGGATGTATTGAGACCAGCGGGTTGCAGAGCTGCTGCATATAGAGTTGTGCCAGAATAGGGCATTTTTTATAAAGTTATTTATGTAAACGCTAACATTGAATAAAGCTCTGCCTTGCGTGAATACGCAGGACAGAGCTTTTGTTTGTCTTACAGGTTATGAATCAAGATGGATAACTAAGATCTGTTCCAAAGGTTAAGGCATTTTTACCGGTTCTGGATATTCCAGACCGTGGGTGTCAACAGTGACTTTTTTCATCACCTGATCGGTAACCGGTTTGTCTTGTGCACCTATTTCCTGAGCAGCGATTCCATCAACGACTTCCATACCTTCTGTAACTTTACCGAATGTGGCATAGGCATTATCGAGATAATCAGCATCCGCTAACATGATGAAAAACTGGGAACCTGCGGAGTCCAAATCATTTGTCCGCGCCATGGAGATAACCCCACGCGTGTGATTCAAGTGGTTTTTGTGACCATTGGATGTAAATTCTCCTTTGATCGCATAACCAGGACCTCCTGAACCGTCGCCAGCTGGATCACCACCCTGAATCATAAAGCCTGGGATAACGCGGTGAAAGATCAGGCCATCATAGAAGCCTTTATTGGCGAGTGAGATAAAATTATTCACCGTGTTTGGAGCAATCTCCGGATAGAGCTCAATGACAATTTTCTGCCCATCTGACATTTCAATTGTGGCTACAGGATTAGGGCCAGTAGGTTCCACTGGAGCAGGTGCTTCCGTTGCGCCGCTTGAAGGGCGTCCACAACCACTAATGACGATAAGCAGCATCGCTAGAACCAGCGACACAGCTGTTGTTTTTTTCCACCGAAAAGACATGAGAACGTTCCCCCTTGCATCTCTGCATAATATATTTAGTCAGAATTATTTTCGGATAATCCCTCAACTATCATACCGTTTTTGCGGACAAGATGGCAATGCAAGGCAGGATATTATGGGCGATAAGGGATGGTGTAAATGCTTACAGAGGTGTAAAATAAGGAAAATGCTTCCGCAGTCAGGGACGTACGGGTCTGTTCCGTCCGCTCCAATACACGGCAGTCCCGACGTCATTAACGGAAAGGGCGTGCGGGTATATGGACTTCTCGTGGAAGCGTAATCTGGTGATTTTGTGGATTGGTGTGTTTTTTTGCAGCACCGCTTATTCAATCTCCATCCCATTTCTGCCTTTGTTTCTGAGTGGCGATCTGGGCGTTCGTGATCACCTGGAGTTCTGGTCAGGGCTTGCCTTTGGCATCACGTTTCTGGCAAGTGCGCTGGTGTCTCCCTTCTGGGGATCACTGGCTGACAAATACGGGCGCAAGCCAATGCTGATCCGGTCGGGATACAGCCTTGCGGTTTTGTATTTGATCAATTATTTTGTGCAGGACCCCTATTCGCTAATCGTGGTTCGTTTGTTTCAGGGATTGCTTGCGGGGTTTGTTCCGGCGGCGATTGCACTGGTCGGTACCAATACACCGGAAGAGAAGACAGGGTATGCGCTTGGTATCATGTCAACAGCCGGCGCAACAGGAGGTATAATCGGCCCGTTAATTGGCGGGGTCGTAAGCCACTATTATGGCAACCGGAATGCGTTTTTATTTTCCAGCATCGTAGTATTGGTCTCGGCGTTGATAGCAACCTTCTGGGTCAAAGAAGAGAACTTCAACCGGAACAAGGCACGTTCTCATGTGATGGATGACATCCGTGAAGCCAGGGCCAATCGATTGTTTATTACGGTGCTTGGCATGATGGGCATATGTACCTTCTCCGTGATGATTCTGGAGCCATTATTGACCGTATACGTGATGGAAATGGGCATTCAGCCCGATCGTGCTTCTCTCAGCTCGGGTATTATTTTCTCTGCAGTTGGTGTAGCTACGGTTATTATGGCGCCGCGTTGGGGCAAGATCGGTTCACGAATCGGATATGGCAAAGTACTGATCATTGGCCTCGTTGGTGGGGCGATCGGTAACCTGCTGCAGTTTTTCACTACAGGCTATATTGGATTCGGCATCTTGCGTTTTGTGTATGGATTATTCTTTGCTGCGGTGTTCCCGGCGATTAATGCAATGATTGTGCAAGTGACTGAACCTGGCTTCCGGGGAAGAGCATTCAGCCTGAATCAGTCGGCTTCTCAAATCGGTACGATGGCGGGGCCGATAATCGGTGGTGTTCTGGGTGGCTGGTTGCCGATTCGTTGGATTTTTATCATCAATGGAGTGGCGCTGCTAATTACCGCCATTGTGGCGAAATGGTCCCGACTGGAGGAGAAGTTGCCGGGATCGGGCAAACCCTTGGCGAAGTAATCAATAACGTAAAACGTTAAATGGTTTATCGGATATCAGAGCGAGGGATGGCACCGTACGGATACGGTAGCCATCTCTTTTTTTGGATACAGTCTTTGTTGCTAGCGAAATTAAAGCAAAAAGAAACCTCTAACCAAAGAGGTTTCTTATACCCTTAAAGAATCTGTAATGCGTTCTTATTTATCCGAGGATGAATCTTTTCGGGGAACTTCAACCCCTTCAACGTTCTCTTTCGGAATGGCATGTTCAACAGCATCAAGTTGATCCTCATCCGCCAGTGCTTCCGGAAAGGAGTCTTCCGTGAATAATCCAAAATTCGGATCAATATCCCGCTCGGTTACCAAATTTTCGGGCTCATGTACTTGTCGCTTGTGATTATCCTTCATCGTGACTGCACCTCCTAATTCATGCTGTGACAAGAGGATTAGCGCCGTGGTGGAATGTCGTTCTCTGGTTTCCCATCTGCCCCAGCGCCGTTTAGCAGGTCCGTCCCGTGAAGAGCATTGGGGTCGGGTGCGGCAGGATCAACCGGACTATTCGGTTGAATTAGATCAGCATCAGGTACGGATTCAAGTGCAGGCTCCGCTGTCCGTGACTCCAATACCGGCTCTTCTGTAGCCGTTACAAATGGGGGATTCACTGTATTTTCAGTATCGATACGTTTTCCCGTAACTTCATCAAAGGTATCTATGTCACCTTCAGGAACTTCAGTTTCCAGTGGAATATCACGTGACCTCTGATAACGGTCGTAGTAACGTTCGCTCTCTTCATTACTAATCGGTCTGTCTGACATAAGTAGCACTCCTTTTTAGTGGATTATATTTAATGGTTGTTTGTTTGATTGGGCAGTTATCTAGTAAAGGTTCTTATTCGGTAGTTACCCAAAGGGCTAACGTTGTAATCTTGCCTAGTATGATTCCCTTGTGTTCCCAAAATATGAATATAAGATGAAAGTGAATAATGTACGGATTACAGATTCAACGTATACGCTTTAAAATTTAGGGAATACATATTTGACCAGAAAATACAGAAATCCAAAGAAAATAATGATATAAGCCGCATACTTGATAAACGTTGAAGCGACCATACTTGAATCCGATTTGTGTTGGACATCCTTATGTTCTACCTCTACCGTTCTGTGTGGCTCATTCATTTGAATCACTCCTCAATAGTATGTGTTTGCTTTGAGGAACCATTACACCCGATAGGGATGATTGAATCGCACGGGTCAGTTTTACAGCTTTTCATCTTTGGCCTATGATATGATGAAACATGGATATAAGAGGGAGGGATTCCAATTGAATTGGTTTACGCTGGGCAATATGATTACTCAAATCCGAGTCGGGCAAAAAGCGTCTACCCCCGGGTTTTCACGTACCGTTATACGTCGTCCGGACGGGCTGTTCTGGGTAGGCGGGATATGGTCAGGACAGATTGTCCAGTTGCGGGATTATCTTTTCTCGGATATATGGATGATCTATGAAGATGAGGAAACGGAGCAGTGGTTGGAATATCGAACAAAGGTTGAGCAGAAAGAGCGCGAAATGATTGAGAACCAGTACGAAGACCTGCGCGGATAATGGAGAAAAAACACGGATTCTATCAATAAAATGGAAATAAAACTATAAATCTACTAAAATGTGAATTTTCATTTCCCTACAAGAAGGTGACACGTCAAACTGTGGCGAATGATAAATGAGAGAACTTGGGGATAGAGAAAATAAGAAACTTTGAGGTGCTGTGAATGAAAAATGTGCCCAAAGCTATCATCATCTTATGGATAAGTATGTTGAATATTCTTTGCTTGCCGCATGATTTCGTCTCAGCGACTGCAGGAGAAGTTGACAAACCTGTATCCATTACGGGATGGGAAGTAAAATGGGGGAACGTACACGATCAGGGATTCATCAGTGAGGTTCAAGGTTCGGAGGAGATCTGGGAGAAGCAAGGTGCAGAAAAGCTGGAATATAGCAGCGTAGAAGCCCCTTCAGGTTCCATGTGGACACGCGTGACCATTCCTAAAATAAACGAAGATAGCTCGGCAATCCGTTTTGAAAATATTAAAGGGAACCACATTGTAATCTATCTGGACGATCGTAGGGTTTATGAGAATTATCATTACAATTATGATAACAACGCTGTGTTGTTGCCCCTTTCGAGTGAGAATTCAGGTAGCAAACTGTATGTATGGTCCGAGAATGAAAAAGGCAGACTTGGCATTTATGGAACAGTTCAGGTTGGGCCTTATGCTACATTACAGGAAAAATACATTCACAATGGTCTGCTTGATGTAATATTGGGAGCGACCTTTGTGTTCACGGCTCTAACGATGCTGAGTTGCACTTTTTTCCTGGGGAAATTCCATAAAGGGTTGTGGATTTCGCTATGTATCGTGATGGGTTCTATTGGAACGATGATTATCACCTATTCACAGTTTTTATATACGTTCTATCAGGTTTACGGTAATCTGTATTCCGTATTGTTTGACCTGGCTATGCTGATGGGCATGCCTGCACTCTGTTATTTTTTTGAACAAATTATCGGACCAGGTCGTTATGGCATCTTTACCAAACTAAGAAAATTCCAATTCATCTATTCTGTAGTAGCTGTGGCTGCCCTGATGATTGATTTTATTTCAGGCGGTCAATGGGACATGCTCTATACTTTGTTGGTTCAGAATGTAATTGGATTTGTTCTCGTTATCCTGTTGAGCATCTTGATGATCGGCACCATCGCCAAAGCGCTTCAACGGAGCCGGGAAGCTCTTTTGCTGGCTACGGGATTCGGCACATTTGCATTAATCAGTGTTGCTGAACTACTGTGGTATTACCAGCGTAATGGAACATATCATCTGATATGGTGGAAATGGTCCATGGTTGCTTTTATTATCTCACTTATTGCCATACTGGGAAGCCGATTTGCTGAAAAACATACCAAAGTGCTTGAATACTCAAAAGAGTTGGAATTGTTTAATAATGAGTTGCAGCGTTCCGAGAAAATGGAGATTATAAGCGAATTGGCTGCCTCGGTTGCTCATGAGGTTCGTAATCCACTGCAGGTGACACGAGGATTCCTTCAGCTCATGACAGAGCAGGAAGACAACAAAAACAAAGGGTATGTGCGGATAGCTCTGGAGGAGCTCGATCGGGCATCCGGCATTATTACCGATTTCCTCACGTTTGCCAAACCGGAGTTCGATCATATTGTCTCTTTGAATATCGCGGACGAATTTAATCATATTGAGGGTATTCTTGTACCGATGGCTAATCTGGAAGGCGGCAAAATAACAACTGACATTCCGCCCAATCTATGGATTAGAGGGAACTCCTCCAAGTTCAAACAGGCTTTTATTAATATTATTAAGAATAGTATAGAAGCTCTGCAAGGACAGGGTCAGATCGATATTTGGGCTTATGCCCAGGATGGGATCGTTAAGGTACATGTTAGAGATAATGGAGAGGGCATGGATGAGGAAGCGCTGGTCCGGCTTGGGGAGCCATATTTCTCGAATAAAATTAAGGGGACAGGCCTTGGAATGATGGTGACTTTCCGAATCGTTGAAGCCATGCATGGGCAGATCAGCTTTACAAGCACAAAAGGGGTAGGAACAGAAGCCGTCGTATCTTTTGCTGCGTTCGTCGAATGACGAGCGGCAGAAGTGTACGATGGCTTTTTTTGTTCGCTACCCCTGATGTTGTTCAATTACATATTCAATTTAATCCGTTTAGCTTCTCCACGGTCCGCAATTGACGTCATAATCCACTTTGGATGGATTGGGAGGAATCACGAGAACGTAATCGTTCTGTTGTTCTTCAACAGTACGGACTTGAATATGTTCAGGAATATCAATGCCAAATGCTTCGCGAAGCGCTTGCTTCGGGTTGGAGTGCAGTTGTTGTCTGAAGTGCTCATCAGTCCAGGCCTTTTCAATAATATCCTCGTGCAACGTTTTCTCTGATACCATCATCGTCAACATTCCCTTCATATTTAAAATTCAACTGTACCAGCTCTTCTTTGGTGATTAGGACAAATGTTGTTTCTCGCTGATCCAGTAATGAAACCCGCCTTGAAAAAGCATTTTTTTGTGTTGTTCGATGTCGTGAACAGTTTGTCCCAGAATGCCGCATAAGTAGGAATTAAATGCTTCGAGATGCGAAATTCCCGAGTTAGAAGATGTCAGTCTGATGTTATATTGTTGAGCAATGTCTACATAGGAGTTCATCAATTGGGTATTGTATACATTCTCATGTACACGTTCGCTTACAGGATGAGCTGGGTAGTTATGTTCCAGTGCTGCGGATATGTGGGAGAGGAAGCTGTTGTAATTTCCGTGCACAGCATCTTGTTTCGTGTCTGTGAAGTCATCTGTCATCTGGAGAGTCATCAGTGCAATGTTGACGGCAGAACATACCGGAGTAATCCGATGCTCCTGTTCCAAAAGAAGGAGTGAGCCCGCAGCTCCAAGTTGAAGTGGGGCGGCTTTTTGGGCGATTAATAGCGGGTTTCTCTTGAAATAGTCTATGGAGTTCTCACCGGTGACGCTCATGGCCCAATCCTCCACATACTGTCTGAAATACGTCCAGAACGGGGAAGAAAGGCTGAATAGCTCTGAATAGACACAGATCGCATCCACGTAGTAAAGATTACCCAGTGATAATTTCAGTGTCACATCTTCTGGCTGCTCGTCCATAACTTCATCCTGATTCAGAAAATATAGCATATGCAGGAGACAAGCAGTACTTAGTTTGTGTGCCTTCTCTGGAGGTAGACCATCCGAGAGCTGCATCCACAAAGGAATAATGTAGCCGATGTAGCTGTGACCCGAATCTCGTAACAAAGGATTGACCAAATGAAGTTGTTCTAGTGCATGTTCTGACATTAATTCAGGATATTTCTGTACCAGCTGCTCTGCTGCAGCGAACACCACCTCCACATCGGATCTAAACGGATCAAACCATTCTCTCCGCATCGTTTGGTTACGCCCTTCCCATAATAAAGTAATTAAGGACTTTTCGACTAGATCATGAAGTTACTCTCAGTATACCGGAAATGAATTGAAAAAAATAGGATGTTTTGTGATGAATTGTGAAAAAAACTATGACATTTTGTATTTTTATGGCATAAAAAAGCGGAAGTTAGGCTCAAACTAAGAGGGCACAGGATTTTGACATATGAAAGGAAGAAGAGAAATGAAATACAAATGGAAAAAATGGATGGCAGCCGGATTGGCAGCCGTATTTATAACAGCATCAACCGGCTATACGGCATCCGCTGATCCGAATGGATCTGTTGAAGATCATGTGACAACACCATCCTCCTCTACAAACCAGACGAAGCCTTGCATGCAAGCAGGTCATGGCCTGTTTATGATTGGAGAAACCGCAGATCTGCTCGGTATTGGGCTCCGTGATTTAAAGGAACAAATGGAGCTTGGCAAGACGTTGACTCAGATTGCCAAGGAACGCAAGGGACTTAGTGAAAATCAATTGTTGGAGAAGCTGAAGCCTTCGCTCTCTATGCGATTGGATAAAGCAGCCGAAGAAGGCTGTCTCACAAAAGAGCAGGCAGCAGCAGCCAAAGCAGGTATGGATACGAAGCTGAAGAAGGTAATCAACACACCACTTCGGGAGTTAAGACGTGAGTTCGCTCACCACGGCAACAGACATCCAATGATGGACAAGGGCGCTATTGCACGTTTTCTCGGCATCACCCCAGAGCAGCTCCATCAGCAGCTTCAAAGCGGGAAATCACTGGCTGAGATTGCTCAGGCAAAAGGCATCAGTGAAACGCAGTTGGTAGACAAGTTGAAGGAGCAGTTGACGGGTGACCTGAAAAGGTTCGTTAATCAGAAGGGCCATGCACATCAAGCTCCTGGTCCTCACGAACCTGTACCTGGTCGATCCGCTTCCACAGAAGTGAAGTGAAAAAGAGCGTCTTCCACGAAGGGAGACGCTCTTTCTATATTCAATCAGGATTAGCTGGTTTCCGGACTGCGATTGGCGCTAGTTGACGGACTACGCTCGGGCGAACTTGTTCTGCCCGCCGAAACAGTATCACGTAAACGGGGACT contains these protein-coding regions:
- a CDS encoding HAMP domain-containing sensor histidine kinase; this translates as MKNVPKAIIILWISMLNILCLPHDFVSATAGEVDKPVSITGWEVKWGNVHDQGFISEVQGSEEIWEKQGAEKLEYSSVEAPSGSMWTRVTIPKINEDSSAIRFENIKGNHIVIYLDDRRVYENYHYNYDNNAVLLPLSSENSGSKLYVWSENEKGRLGIYGTVQVGPYATLQEKYIHNGLLDVILGATFVFTALTMLSCTFFLGKFHKGLWISLCIVMGSIGTMIITYSQFLYTFYQVYGNLYSVLFDLAMLMGMPALCYFFEQIIGPGRYGIFTKLRKFQFIYSVVAVAALMIDFISGGQWDMLYTLLVQNVIGFVLVILLSILMIGTIAKALQRSREALLLATGFGTFALISVAELLWYYQRNGTYHLIWWKWSMVAFIISLIAILGSRFAEKHTKVLEYSKELELFNNELQRSEKMEIISELAASVAHEVRNPLQVTRGFLQLMTEQEDNKNKGYVRIALEELDRASGIITDFLTFAKPEFDHIVSLNIADEFNHIEGILVPMANLEGGKITTDIPPNLWIRGNSSKFKQAFINIIKNSIEALQGQGQIDIWAYAQDGIVKVHVRDNGEGMDEEALVRLGEPYFSNKIKGTGLGMMVTFRIVEAMHGQISFTSTKGVGTEAVVSFAAFVE
- a CDS encoding NHLP leader peptide family RiPP precursor, whose protein sequence is MMVSEKTLHEDIIEKAWTDEHFRQQLHSNPKQALREAFGIDIPEHIQVRTVEEQQNDYVLVIPPNPSKVDYDVNCGPWRS